From Salvelinus fontinalis isolate EN_2023a chromosome 37, ASM2944872v1, whole genome shotgun sequence, the proteins below share one genomic window:
- the LOC129836526 gene encoding storkhead-box protein 1-like isoform X1: MSQQRVVQLSTASLALVFGKDEESSRATGGEKYKAASGQEIFADFKAQNLRSFWNKRLVKAIAEVYFQGWMENLVLFVHGNANNLEVLREAWMRRALRSPKGFVIKAVGDLSPVQMSPVAQSQFLPLAEVLCCVISDMNSSDITVNQEALISHMTKAHPGMTIPTQDILYNALGSLIKERKIYHTGEGYFIVTPQTYFITNSLVREKSWWTSGSGDNDLPSPPPITYLLSNDTLESHSQPPLVAHCKSCSCFAPAQNVTNPATTATTATMVPPSLPDQHSVSVSISECTGKSLKWSRDHKPQVQHQSTSTAADYQASEVSKTTTATAASRKDKPGRRFGLSLFRRNGGKKEKVKKEYALFSGQFPPEEWPVRDEEDLNNLPRDLEHAIIRRINPELTVDNLTRHTVLMKKLGERGTERDKGLDKGDRVDRGDKVVDKGMSTEILTSSKPRQQHSSRPVLGAGVGGRRSTSKASRSKRTHSSGEKQKDRLKTKAPVCVDVDPDKDDLVPSRLRPEVPIHEPNHRDDPGAVEGKSLYKKRIDNPFEGQPPGKDTTPTQTVAPSMTHKEQRRREGKEAKEGKERMTSGGGRRERVGHRSKSWDPHKAKATADDTEHAGKSHTTEDRSCDRLHSRVFTTDPLLLHPSDTKPPRELPSDYSSAYPQSSTLRIDDKVRYQRERKNRGRDSREGGKEKEGKHRTTQQAEYGSTTDHRHPAVTSQTLDSDANLPCTHLYDPVPAHPCDPAVPWPKPAVHRRHSFKHTDTQGDLTHRPDLLSSHQQACSTTPNQHGLVHSSGGSREHRSPGHEHEDIDGLMVESNSFMIESDEFIEDDHRLYQRAEEEDEDACSSLYLSEEGVIDNREIYQTRMSHYHDSQSLYHDPQTIYQDTHFDHQDPTPYQDQPHSSYHEPQPHFPDPHSLQGDWDSTYAEEHSSTIHQYPSLSPHSPHGQDEERCVRVSRSTLSNLSQPSPGTHSDPSPRRGAPILGERRQDASLSLEGLEHAGAADSSIFDYCQTSEVESDAETLHKSADEGDGESAHWGCGVEEDGEEKGDCETLRERGGLQSSSISLGMSSGAGGGKMMGEAGESQSNTGDSGIDSPRTRVTLATNNTVILEGLKRRGFLQNLEKLHSKSSAIRPQSSLLQLTPVMNV; this comes from the exons GTGACCTGTCCCCGGTGCAGATGTCTCCAGTGGCCCAGTCTCAGTTCCTCCCTCTAGCCGAGGTCCTCTGCTGTGTCATCTCTGACATGAACTCCTCCGATATCACCGTCAACCAGGAAGCCCTCATCAGTCACATGACCAAGGCTCACCCAG GTATGACCATCCCTACTCAGGACATCCTGTACAACGCTCTGGGCTCGTTGATCAAAGAGAGGAAGATCTACCACACAGGAGAGGGCTATTTCATTGTCACTCCTCAGACCTACTTTATCACCAACAGCCTGGTGAGAGAGAAGAGCTGGTGGACCTCAGGGTCTGGAGACAACGATCTGCCATCCCCTCCCCCCATCACCTACCTGCTCAGTAATGACACCCTGGAGAGCCATTCACAGCCCCCTCTGGTGGCCCATTGCAAGTCCTGCAGCTGCTTTGCCCCTGCCCAGAACGTGACCAATCCTGCTACTACAGCCACTACAGCCACCAtggttcctccatccctcccagaccAGCACTCGGTTTCTGTTTCTATTAGCGAGTGCACAGGGAAGAGTCTAAAGTGGTCCCGGGACCACAAGCCTCAAGTCCAGCACCAGTCGACCTCGACGGCCGCAGACTACCAGGCTAGCGAGGTCAGCAAGACCACTACGGCTACTGCCGCCAGCCGCAAGGACAAACCGGGGAGGAGGTTTGGCCTCAGCCTCttcaggaggaatggagggaagaaGGAGAAAGTGAAGAAAGAATATGCCTTGTTCTCGGGTCAGTTCCCGCCGGAGGAGTGGCCGGTGAGGGACGAGGAGGATCTGAACAATCTGCCCAGAGACCTGGAGCATGCCATCATTAGACGCATCAACCCTGAGCTCACTGTGGACAACCTGACACGCCACACTGTACTTATGAAGaaactgggggagagagggacggaaagGGATAAAGGTTTGGACAAGGGGGACAGGGTAGACAGAGGGGACAAGGTGGTGGACAAGGGCATGTCCACTGAGATCCTGACCAGCTCCAAGCCCAGACAACAACACTCCTCCCGGCCCGTACTCGGAGCAGGGGTTGGGGGCAGGAGATCTACTTCCAAGGCCTCTCGCAGCAAGAGAACGCATTCCTCCGgggagaaacagaaagacaggttGAAGACTAAGGCCCcagtgtgtgtggatgtggaCCCAGACAAGGATGACCTGGTCCCCTCTCGCCTCAGACCTGAGGTCCCTATCCATGAACCAAACCATAGAGATGATCCAGGAGCGGTGGAGGGGAAAAGCCTCTATAAGAAACGCATTGACAACCCCTTTGAGGGTCAACCACCTGGGAAAGATACAACCCCAACCCAGACTGTGGCCCCTAGCATGACCCAcaaagaacagaggaggagagagggaaaggaagcgaaggaggggaaagagaggatgACTTCAGGAGGAGGCAGGAGAGAACGAGTGGGACACCGCTCCAAATCCTGGGACCCGCACAAAGCCAAAGCGACCGCTGATGACACAGAGCATGCTGGAAAGTCTCATACAACCGAGGACAGGTCATGTGACCGTCTCCACTCGAGGGTGTTCACCACCGACCCCCTACTCCTGCACCCCTCTGACACCAAACCCCCCAGAGAATTACCGTCAGACTACAGCTCGGCATACCCCCAGAGCAGCACCCTAAGGATAGACGACAAGGTTAGatatcagagggagagaaagaacagagggagggacagcagggagggagggaaggagaaggagggaaagCATAGAACGACACAGCAAGCAGAATATGGCAGTACAACGGACCATAGACACCCAGCAGTAACAAGCCAAACCCTAGACTCTGATGCCAACCTCCCTTGTACCCACCTCTATGACCCAGTCCCTGCCCATCCGTGCGACCCGGCCGTGCCCTGGCCAAAGCCTGCTGTGCATCGCAGGCACTCcttcaaacacacagacacacagggagaccTAACCCACAGGCCTGACCTGCTCTCCTCTCACCAACAGGCTTGCAGTACCACCCCCAACCAGCATGGTCTGGTACACAGCAGTGGTGGCAGTAGAGAGCACAGGAGTCCAGGTCATGAGCATGAGGACATTGATGGGTTAATGGTGGAAAGTAATAGCTTTATGATAGAGAGTGATGAGTTTATAGAAGATGATCACAGGCTTTACCAGAGAGCAGAGGAAGAAGATGAGGATGCCTGTAGTTCTCTGTATCTGAGTGAAGAGGGAGTCATTGACAACAGAGAGATCTATCAAACACGAATGTCTCACTATCATGACTCTCAGTCCCTCTACCATGATCCTCAGACCATATACCAAGACACTCACTTCGACCACCAAGACCCTACTCCCTACCAGGACCAACCTCACTCCTCTTACCACGAGCCCCAACCCCACTTCCCCGACCCCCATTCTCTCCAAGGAGACTGGGATAGCACTTATGCGGAGGAGCACTCTTCTACCATCCACCAatacccctctctgtcccctcacaGCCCCCACGGACAGGATGAGGAGAGGTGCGTCAGAGTGAGCCGCTCTACCCTTAGCAACCTCAGCCAGCCGTCACCAGGGACCCACAGCGATCCCAGCCCCAGGCGAGGAGCCCCGATCCTTGGGGAGCGACGGCAGGACGCCAGCCTCTCCCTGGAGGGTTTGGAGCATGCTGGGGCGGCAGACAGCAGCATATTTGACTACTGCCAGACCAGCGAGGTGGAGTCTGACGCTGAGACCCTCCATAAGTCAGCAGACGAGGGGGACGGGGAGTCGGCTCACTGGGGTTGCGGAGTAGAGGAAGACGGGGAGGAAAAGGGGGACTGTGAGAccctgagggagagaggaggcctTCAGAGCTCAAGTATCAGTCTGGGCATGTCCAGTGGAGCCGGAGGGGGAAAGATGAtgggggaggcaggggagagtCAGAGCAACACAGGAGACAGCGGGATAGACTCGCCACG CACCCGTGTGACTCTGGCAACCAACAACACAGTGATTCTGGAGGGTCTAAAGAGGAGAGGTTTCCTACAGAACCTGGAGAAACTGCACTCCAAGAGCTCCGCCATAAGACCACAGAGCTCTTTGCTACAGCTCACACCAGTCATGAACGTATAG
- the LOC129836526 gene encoding storkhead-box protein 1-like isoform X2 — MSPVAQSQFLPLAEVLCCVISDMNSSDITVNQEALISHMTKAHPGMTIPTQDILYNALGSLIKERKIYHTGEGYFIVTPQTYFITNSLVREKSWWTSGSGDNDLPSPPPITYLLSNDTLESHSQPPLVAHCKSCSCFAPAQNVTNPATTATTATMVPPSLPDQHSVSVSISECTGKSLKWSRDHKPQVQHQSTSTAADYQASEVSKTTTATAASRKDKPGRRFGLSLFRRNGGKKEKVKKEYALFSGQFPPEEWPVRDEEDLNNLPRDLEHAIIRRINPELTVDNLTRHTVLMKKLGERGTERDKGLDKGDRVDRGDKVVDKGMSTEILTSSKPRQQHSSRPVLGAGVGGRRSTSKASRSKRTHSSGEKQKDRLKTKAPVCVDVDPDKDDLVPSRLRPEVPIHEPNHRDDPGAVEGKSLYKKRIDNPFEGQPPGKDTTPTQTVAPSMTHKEQRRREGKEAKEGKERMTSGGGRRERVGHRSKSWDPHKAKATADDTEHAGKSHTTEDRSCDRLHSRVFTTDPLLLHPSDTKPPRELPSDYSSAYPQSSTLRIDDKVRYQRERKNRGRDSREGGKEKEGKHRTTQQAEYGSTTDHRHPAVTSQTLDSDANLPCTHLYDPVPAHPCDPAVPWPKPAVHRRHSFKHTDTQGDLTHRPDLLSSHQQACSTTPNQHGLVHSSGGSREHRSPGHEHEDIDGLMVESNSFMIESDEFIEDDHRLYQRAEEEDEDACSSLYLSEEGVIDNREIYQTRMSHYHDSQSLYHDPQTIYQDTHFDHQDPTPYQDQPHSSYHEPQPHFPDPHSLQGDWDSTYAEEHSSTIHQYPSLSPHSPHGQDEERCVRVSRSTLSNLSQPSPGTHSDPSPRRGAPILGERRQDASLSLEGLEHAGAADSSIFDYCQTSEVESDAETLHKSADEGDGESAHWGCGVEEDGEEKGDCETLRERGGLQSSSISLGMSSGAGGGKMMGEAGESQSNTGDSGIDSPRTRVTLATNNTVILEGLKRRGFLQNLEKLHSKSSAIRPQSSLLQLTPVMNV, encoded by the exons ATGTCTCCAGTGGCCCAGTCTCAGTTCCTCCCTCTAGCCGAGGTCCTCTGCTGTGTCATCTCTGACATGAACTCCTCCGATATCACCGTCAACCAGGAAGCCCTCATCAGTCACATGACCAAGGCTCACCCAG GTATGACCATCCCTACTCAGGACATCCTGTACAACGCTCTGGGCTCGTTGATCAAAGAGAGGAAGATCTACCACACAGGAGAGGGCTATTTCATTGTCACTCCTCAGACCTACTTTATCACCAACAGCCTGGTGAGAGAGAAGAGCTGGTGGACCTCAGGGTCTGGAGACAACGATCTGCCATCCCCTCCCCCCATCACCTACCTGCTCAGTAATGACACCCTGGAGAGCCATTCACAGCCCCCTCTGGTGGCCCATTGCAAGTCCTGCAGCTGCTTTGCCCCTGCCCAGAACGTGACCAATCCTGCTACTACAGCCACTACAGCCACCAtggttcctccatccctcccagaccAGCACTCGGTTTCTGTTTCTATTAGCGAGTGCACAGGGAAGAGTCTAAAGTGGTCCCGGGACCACAAGCCTCAAGTCCAGCACCAGTCGACCTCGACGGCCGCAGACTACCAGGCTAGCGAGGTCAGCAAGACCACTACGGCTACTGCCGCCAGCCGCAAGGACAAACCGGGGAGGAGGTTTGGCCTCAGCCTCttcaggaggaatggagggaagaaGGAGAAAGTGAAGAAAGAATATGCCTTGTTCTCGGGTCAGTTCCCGCCGGAGGAGTGGCCGGTGAGGGACGAGGAGGATCTGAACAATCTGCCCAGAGACCTGGAGCATGCCATCATTAGACGCATCAACCCTGAGCTCACTGTGGACAACCTGACACGCCACACTGTACTTATGAAGaaactgggggagagagggacggaaagGGATAAAGGTTTGGACAAGGGGGACAGGGTAGACAGAGGGGACAAGGTGGTGGACAAGGGCATGTCCACTGAGATCCTGACCAGCTCCAAGCCCAGACAACAACACTCCTCCCGGCCCGTACTCGGAGCAGGGGTTGGGGGCAGGAGATCTACTTCCAAGGCCTCTCGCAGCAAGAGAACGCATTCCTCCGgggagaaacagaaagacaggttGAAGACTAAGGCCCcagtgtgtgtggatgtggaCCCAGACAAGGATGACCTGGTCCCCTCTCGCCTCAGACCTGAGGTCCCTATCCATGAACCAAACCATAGAGATGATCCAGGAGCGGTGGAGGGGAAAAGCCTCTATAAGAAACGCATTGACAACCCCTTTGAGGGTCAACCACCTGGGAAAGATACAACCCCAACCCAGACTGTGGCCCCTAGCATGACCCAcaaagaacagaggaggagagagggaaaggaagcgaaggaggggaaagagaggatgACTTCAGGAGGAGGCAGGAGAGAACGAGTGGGACACCGCTCCAAATCCTGGGACCCGCACAAAGCCAAAGCGACCGCTGATGACACAGAGCATGCTGGAAAGTCTCATACAACCGAGGACAGGTCATGTGACCGTCTCCACTCGAGGGTGTTCACCACCGACCCCCTACTCCTGCACCCCTCTGACACCAAACCCCCCAGAGAATTACCGTCAGACTACAGCTCGGCATACCCCCAGAGCAGCACCCTAAGGATAGACGACAAGGTTAGatatcagagggagagaaagaacagagggagggacagcagggagggagggaaggagaaggagggaaagCATAGAACGACACAGCAAGCAGAATATGGCAGTACAACGGACCATAGACACCCAGCAGTAACAAGCCAAACCCTAGACTCTGATGCCAACCTCCCTTGTACCCACCTCTATGACCCAGTCCCTGCCCATCCGTGCGACCCGGCCGTGCCCTGGCCAAAGCCTGCTGTGCATCGCAGGCACTCcttcaaacacacagacacacagggagaccTAACCCACAGGCCTGACCTGCTCTCCTCTCACCAACAGGCTTGCAGTACCACCCCCAACCAGCATGGTCTGGTACACAGCAGTGGTGGCAGTAGAGAGCACAGGAGTCCAGGTCATGAGCATGAGGACATTGATGGGTTAATGGTGGAAAGTAATAGCTTTATGATAGAGAGTGATGAGTTTATAGAAGATGATCACAGGCTTTACCAGAGAGCAGAGGAAGAAGATGAGGATGCCTGTAGTTCTCTGTATCTGAGTGAAGAGGGAGTCATTGACAACAGAGAGATCTATCAAACACGAATGTCTCACTATCATGACTCTCAGTCCCTCTACCATGATCCTCAGACCATATACCAAGACACTCACTTCGACCACCAAGACCCTACTCCCTACCAGGACCAACCTCACTCCTCTTACCACGAGCCCCAACCCCACTTCCCCGACCCCCATTCTCTCCAAGGAGACTGGGATAGCACTTATGCGGAGGAGCACTCTTCTACCATCCACCAatacccctctctgtcccctcacaGCCCCCACGGACAGGATGAGGAGAGGTGCGTCAGAGTGAGCCGCTCTACCCTTAGCAACCTCAGCCAGCCGTCACCAGGGACCCACAGCGATCCCAGCCCCAGGCGAGGAGCCCCGATCCTTGGGGAGCGACGGCAGGACGCCAGCCTCTCCCTGGAGGGTTTGGAGCATGCTGGGGCGGCAGACAGCAGCATATTTGACTACTGCCAGACCAGCGAGGTGGAGTCTGACGCTGAGACCCTCCATAAGTCAGCAGACGAGGGGGACGGGGAGTCGGCTCACTGGGGTTGCGGAGTAGAGGAAGACGGGGAGGAAAAGGGGGACTGTGAGAccctgagggagagaggaggcctTCAGAGCTCAAGTATCAGTCTGGGCATGTCCAGTGGAGCCGGAGGGGGAAAGATGAtgggggaggcaggggagagtCAGAGCAACACAGGAGACAGCGGGATAGACTCGCCACG CACCCGTGTGACTCTGGCAACCAACAACACAGTGATTCTGGAGGGTCTAAAGAGGAGAGGTTTCCTACAGAACCTGGAGAAACTGCACTCCAAGAGCTCCGCCATAAGACCACAGAGCTCTTTGCTACAGCTCACACCAGTCATGAACGTATAG